In methanogenic archaeon ISO4-H5, the following are encoded in one genomic region:
- a CDS encoding phosphoserine phosphatase SerB1, with translation MLSKYDLVCFDMDGTLTRVRSTWKWIHECLGTSNEEGYKAFINQEITEREFMRSDISTWKKAKPDLCVKDLIGIFQKVPLIDGIQETVASLQEAGMKCVIVSGGIDIAAKMIMNEFGFDDFISDALEVDDEGKLTGEGIDIVDLADKSPWVRKFIEKYHTTPERTVSIGNSFTDIPMFKNSALSIAFNPTDPYTSDAATHTIVSETISDVLDYILPSDIN, from the coding sequence ATGCTGAGCAAGTACGACCTGGTCTGTTTCGACATGGACGGCACCCTTACCAGGGTGAGGAGTACATGGAAATGGATCCACGAATGCCTTGGGACCTCCAACGAGGAAGGGTACAAAGCCTTCATCAACCAGGAGATCACCGAGAGGGAGTTCATGCGCAGCGATATCAGCACCTGGAAGAAGGCCAAGCCCGACCTCTGTGTCAAGGATCTCATAGGTATCTTCCAGAAGGTACCGCTCATCGACGGCATCCAGGAGACTGTGGCTTCCCTGCAGGAAGCTGGAATGAAGTGTGTCATCGTCAGCGGAGGCATCGACATTGCCGCCAAGATGATCATGAACGAATTCGGCTTCGACGACTTCATCTCCGATGCATTGGAGGTCGATGACGAAGGAAAACTCACGGGAGAAGGCATCGATATCGTCGATTTGGCGGACAAGAGTCCCTGGGTGAGGAAGTTCATCGAGAAGTATCACACCACTCCCGAACGCACAGTGTCCATCGGCAACTCGTTCACCGACATCCCCATGTTCAAGAACTCGGCACTGTCGATCGCGTTCAATCCCACCGATCCCTACACCTCAGACGCGGCCACCCACACGATAGTCTCCGAAACTATCTCAGACGTCCTCGACTACATCCTGCCGAGCGACATTAACTGA
- a CDS encoding TraB family protein has product MLTIIGTGHVFKIGEAVSFLTRQCWPDAVCVELDDLRYHAITGDKEALREDLIAKGIDPDASKEERMKNASPVYRQSAKYQERVSKDNRSSAGADMVAAIGAAKSVDAEIFRIDLDAQETMEKMWNEMSGGERFRYKMSGIADNLFKKRRVNKTQADYSKDQAAYIENMRKKYPTLVRVLIDERNEHMAKEIIRVCSAHRNVVAVVGDGHVDGLLKLLPSDLEVRVVRLAEIMDDKRLKELKTEFWESPEQ; this is encoded by the coding sequence ATGCTTACCATAATCGGCACCGGACACGTTTTCAAAATCGGCGAGGCAGTATCCTTCCTCACCCGTCAGTGCTGGCCGGATGCCGTGTGTGTGGAACTGGACGATTTGAGGTATCACGCAATCACAGGTGATAAGGAAGCTCTCCGGGAGGACCTCATCGCCAAGGGTATCGATCCCGATGCTTCGAAGGAGGAGCGCATGAAGAATGCCTCCCCTGTATACCGCCAGTCCGCCAAATACCAGGAAAGGGTATCGAAGGACAACCGCAGTTCGGCGGGAGCGGACATGGTGGCGGCCATTGGTGCCGCCAAATCCGTGGATGCGGAGATCTTCCGCATCGACCTCGATGCACAGGAAACCATGGAGAAGATGTGGAACGAGATGTCCGGCGGAGAGAGGTTCCGCTACAAGATGTCCGGCATCGCCGACAACCTGTTCAAGAAACGCAGGGTGAACAAGACCCAGGCAGATTATTCCAAAGACCAGGCGGCGTACATCGAGAACATGCGCAAGAAGTATCCCACCCTCGTCAGGGTACTCATAGACGAACGTAACGAACACATGGCGAAGGAGATCATCAGGGTCTGCTCCGCCCACCGCAACGTGGTCGCTGTCGTAGGCGACGGCCATGTCGACGGTCTTCTCAAACTTCTTCCGTCCGACCTCGAGGTGCGCGTCGTGCGCCTCGCCGAGATCATGGACGACAAACGCCTTAAAGAACTCAAAACAGAATTTTGGGAGTCTCCGGAACAATGA
- a CDS encoding bifunctional inositol-1 monophosphatase/fructose-1,6-bisphosphatase/ATP-NAD kinase — MEGLREKVIAIAEAAGEIMLTEQDVHVDTKGTKENYVTSTDLKIQKFLRNELTALLPGSGFMGEEEDIPSDGDTDPDRLMWVVDPIDGTANYVRGIPMSVVSIALVKDRVPILGVVRHPRLNETFSAAVGEGAFLNGTPIHVSERTREHCMVCTAWSCYNKSRAALCFDVSQTLYDICEDIRRIGTAAYELCLLAKGSCDLYFEAFLSPWDYSAAACILKEAGGTIITASSGLDCTRPSPILAANRTDNLDFLKGVVREAVTRHPEANIDIAF, encoded by the coding sequence ATGGAAGGACTGAGAGAGAAGGTCATTGCCATCGCCGAAGCGGCGGGGGAGATCATGCTCACCGAACAGGATGTGCATGTGGACACCAAAGGCACCAAGGAGAACTATGTAACCTCCACCGACCTCAAGATCCAGAAGTTCCTCAGGAATGAACTGACCGCCCTGCTCCCGGGATCGGGATTCATGGGCGAGGAAGAGGACATCCCCTCCGACGGAGATACCGATCCGGACCGCCTCATGTGGGTGGTCGATCCCATCGACGGTACCGCCAATTATGTCCGGGGGATTCCCATGAGCGTGGTCTCGATAGCCCTTGTGAAAGACCGTGTCCCGATCCTCGGGGTGGTCCGCCATCCCCGTCTGAACGAGACCTTCTCGGCTGCCGTGGGCGAGGGCGCCTTCCTCAACGGAACACCCATACACGTATCCGAGCGCACCAGGGAGCACTGCATGGTTTGCACCGCCTGGTCCTGCTACAACAAATCCCGCGCGGCACTCTGCTTCGACGTGTCCCAGACCCTGTACGATATATGCGAGGACATCCGCAGGATCGGCACCGCAGCCTACGAACTCTGCCTGCTTGCGAAGGGTTCATGCGACCTTTATTTCGAAGCGTTTCTGTCCCCCTGGGACTACTCCGCCGCGGCCTGTATACTGAAGGAAGCGGGAGGAACTATCATCACCGCTTCCAGCGGTCTTGACTGCACCCGTCCGAGCCCAATCCTTGCCGCTAATCGCACCGATAATCTTGATTTCCTGAAGGGTGTCGTCCGCGAAGCCGTAACCCGCCACCCAGAGGCAAATATTGATATTGCCTTCTGA
- a CDS encoding adenine phosphoribosyltransferase Apt1, translating into MAKQLSDFVTTIPDFPKPGIMFRDITTIIQSPEGFKMAVDQLCEKLKGLDFDYVVGSESRGFIFGAPVAYALGKGFVLARKKGKLPRECISETYDLEYGQATLEMHLDSFPKGANIVIIDDLIATGGTTKAICNMIEKFGGNILKIGFVMELEGFKAKETVLKDYDVFSLISYPGA; encoded by the coding sequence ATGGCAAAACAGCTCAGCGACTTCGTCACCACCATCCCCGACTTCCCCAAGCCCGGAATCATGTTCAGGGACATCACCACCATCATCCAGAGTCCCGAAGGATTCAAGATGGCCGTCGACCAGCTCTGCGAGAAACTCAAAGGACTCGATTTCGACTATGTGGTCGGCAGCGAATCCAGGGGATTCATCTTCGGAGCACCCGTCGCCTACGCCCTCGGCAAGGGATTCGTCCTCGCCAGGAAGAAGGGAAAGCTCCCCAGGGAATGCATCTCCGAGACCTACGACCTCGAGTACGGACAGGCCACCCTCGAGATGCACCTCGATTCCTTCCCCAAAGGAGCGAACATCGTCATCATCGACGATCTCATCGCCACCGGCGGAACCACCAAAGCCATCTGCAACATGATCGAGAAGTTCGGAGGAAACATCCTCAAGATCGGTTTCGTCATGGAGCTCGAGGGCTTCAAGGCCAAGGAGACCGTCCTCAAGGACTACGACGTCTTCAGCCTCATCAGCTACCCCGGCGCCTGA
- a CDS encoding UDP-glucose 4-epimerase GalE translates to MAILVTGGEGYIGSHCVIALLDAGYDVVIFDNESTGHAETGEALMKIESKGRLEAVYKGDLLVRDDIDAAFEIYRIDAVVHFAAFSQVAESMSDPAKYYRNNVAGTMNLLDSMVAHNVKRIVFSSTAATYGEPDYTPIDEKHPQKPINPYGRTKLDIEYMMDDYDRAYGLKSVRLRYFNVAGADSQNRVGEVHVPETHLIPNILKSLRGDGKVFRMYGTDYPTRDGTCVRDYVNVEDLCDAHVLALHYLENGGNTDFFNLGTNEGSTVKEVFAECERVTGKKIPVTIEGRRPGDPAVLVADNAKAQRVLGWAPKRNLAHSIETAYKWEFRND, encoded by the coding sequence ATGGCAATACTTGTGACCGGAGGAGAGGGCTACATCGGATCCCACTGTGTTATCGCGCTTCTCGACGCAGGATACGACGTGGTGATCTTCGACAACGAATCCACCGGGCATGCGGAGACCGGCGAAGCCCTGATGAAGATCGAGTCCAAAGGAAGGCTCGAGGCTGTTTACAAAGGGGATCTGCTGGTCCGCGATGATATCGACGCCGCCTTCGAGATCTACCGCATCGATGCAGTAGTCCATTTCGCAGCATTCTCCCAGGTCGCCGAATCCATGAGCGACCCCGCCAAGTACTACCGCAACAACGTGGCTGGCACCATGAACCTCCTGGATTCCATGGTCGCCCACAACGTGAAACGCATCGTGTTCTCATCGACCGCCGCCACCTACGGCGAACCCGACTACACCCCCATCGACGAGAAGCACCCCCAGAAGCCCATCAACCCCTACGGCAGGACCAAGCTCGACATCGAGTACATGATGGACGACTACGACCGTGCCTACGGCCTGAAATCGGTCAGGCTGAGATACTTCAACGTGGCCGGTGCAGATTCCCAGAACAGGGTCGGAGAAGTGCATGTGCCAGAGACCCATCTGATCCCCAATATCCTGAAATCCCTCAGGGGCGACGGGAAGGTGTTCCGCATGTACGGCACCGACTATCCCACCAGGGACGGGACCTGTGTCAGGGACTATGTGAACGTGGAAGATCTCTGTGATGCACACGTGCTCGCCCTGCATTATCTCGAGAACGGCGGCAACACCGATTTCTTCAACCTCGGAACCAACGAGGGCTCCACCGTCAAAGAGGTATTCGCGGAATGCGAGAGGGTCACCGGAAAGAAGATCCCTGTCACGATCGAAGGCCGCAGACCTGGGGACCCGGCGGTCCTGGTGGCCGACAACGCCAAGGCTCAGAGGGTGCTCGGATGGGCTCCCAAAAGGAATCTGGCACATTCCATTGAGACCGCTTACAAGTGGGAATTCAGGAACGATTGA
- a CDS encoding hydrogenase expression/formation protein HypE: protein MSKVIMNDGAGGDIMQEFISKHITSHFPRMKTEIPLDALDDSAVVDDIVFTIDGHTVNPLFFPGGDIGRIAVSGTVNDISVMGAKPVGLGSSVILEEGLDSDTVDKVMESMGKTSQECGVPVVTGDTKVMGAGELDKMIITTSAIGIRPDYLDHDMEVANSYRKVDNRWCADSNTRPGDVIIVSGYMGDHGIALLSFREGYGFESDVKSDVQPLNKMIEKALRVGGIVAMKDPTRGGLANTLNEWADKSKCQLDVNEADIPIRDGVENACELLGIEPLNIGNEGKCVISVVPEMAEEVLKALRATPEGKDAAIIGRAVEGPSRVVLKTEIGGKRILEPPSGDPVPRIC, encoded by the coding sequence ATGTCCAAAGTCATCATGAACGACGGAGCCGGCGGCGACATCATGCAGGAGTTCATCTCCAAGCATATCACCAGCCACTTCCCCAGGATGAAGACCGAGATCCCCCTCGATGCCCTGGATGATTCTGCGGTTGTGGATGACATCGTATTCACCATCGACGGCCACACCGTCAACCCCCTGTTCTTCCCCGGAGGCGACATCGGAAGGATCGCGGTCTCCGGAACTGTCAACGACATCTCCGTGATGGGTGCCAAACCCGTCGGACTCGGAAGCTCGGTCATCCTCGAAGAGGGCCTGGACTCCGACACCGTCGACAAGGTCATGGAGAGCATGGGTAAGACCTCCCAGGAATGCGGGGTCCCCGTGGTCACCGGCGACACCAAGGTCATGGGCGCCGGCGAACTCGACAAGATGATCATCACCACCTCGGCCATCGGCATCAGGCCCGACTACCTGGACCATGACATGGAGGTCGCCAACAGCTACAGGAAGGTAGACAACCGCTGGTGTGCCGATTCCAACACCCGCCCTGGAGACGTCATCATCGTCTCCGGTTACATGGGAGACCACGGAATCGCACTGCTCTCCTTCCGCGAGGGATACGGATTCGAGTCCGATGTCAAATCGGACGTGCAGCCACTCAACAAGATGATCGAGAAAGCCCTCCGCGTCGGAGGTATCGTGGCGATGAAGGACCCCACCAGGGGAGGACTCGCCAACACCCTCAACGAATGGGCTGACAAATCGAAGTGCCAGCTTGATGTCAACGAAGCAGACATCCCCATCAGGGACGGTGTCGAGAACGCCTGCGAACTGCTCGGTATCGAGCCCCTCAACATCGGGAACGAAGGCAAGTGCGTCATCTCTGTCGTCCCCGAGATGGCAGAGGAGGTCCTCAAGGCACTCCGCGCCACTCCCGAAGGAAAGGACGCCGCCATCATCGGCAGGGCCGTCGAAGGTCCCTCCCGCGTCGTCCTCAAGACCGAGATCGGAGGCAAGAGGATCCTCGAGCCACCGTCCGGTGACCCTGTTCCCAGGATCTGCTGA
- a CDS encoding ribosomal protein S17e Rps17e, with amino-acid sequence MGRIRPTYIKRVSIELINKYPQAFSKDFDNNKEMVAQLTDVSTVPMRNKIAGYITRYLCHPEA; translated from the coding sequence ATGGGAAGAATAAGACCCACCTACATCAAGAGAGTATCCATCGAACTGATCAACAAATATCCTCAGGCATTCAGCAAGGACTTCGACAACAACAAAGAGATGGTCGCCCAGCTGACTGACGTTTCCACCGTCCCCATGAGGAACAAGATCGCCGGATACATCACCCGCTACCTCTGCCACCCTGAGGCTTGA
- a CDS encoding MORN repeat-containing protein, which yields MEMPEDYVRIQYADGFYLGQVAEDGKTEHGHGMFSWDNGNIYTGEFRNGRFNGHGRYAWADGRIYDGDFLDDTISGRGVMTWPSGDRYEGDFSNGVMAGQGIRYFANGDRYEGAFANNTMEGEGRYYAADGSIVYDGPWVQGCAVNSDDKRLTE from the coding sequence ATGGAAATGCCTGAGGATTATGTCAGGATTCAGTATGCGGACGGTTTCTACCTGGGACAGGTGGCCGAGGACGGGAAGACCGAACACGGTCACGGAATGTTCTCCTGGGACAACGGCAATATCTATACCGGAGAGTTCAGGAACGGACGCTTCAACGGCCACGGACGCTATGCCTGGGCCGACGGAAGGATCTACGACGGAGATTTCCTCGACGATACCATTTCGGGACGCGGAGTCATGACCTGGCCTTCCGGCGACAGGTATGAGGGCGATTTCTCCAACGGGGTCATGGCAGGACAGGGTATCCGTTATTTCGCCAACGGCGACAGGTACGAAGGGGCATTCGCCAACAACACCATGGAAGGCGAGGGCAGGTACTACGCGGCGGACGGTTCCATCGTTTATGACGGCCCCTGGGTGCAGGGATGCGCTGTCAACTCCGACGACAAGCGTCTCACCGAGTGA
- a CDS encoding thymidylate synthase ThyX, producing the protein MIVKLLAHTPDADRVCAAAARSCYSAKPASELYDTMKDPAKFLANVVAMGHHSVIEHAVFTFSVEGVSRSLTHQLVRHRIASYSQQSQRYVSLNTPDYVVPEEIAKNPEAKKLYDDLMQNIWDTYNKLEDLGIIAEDARYVLPNACTTNITLTMNARQLMHFFTLRCCNRAQTEIRQLADEMLKLCKVACPNIFAYGGPSCVRGPCPEGEKCCGHSRRAEFIGVKEE; encoded by the coding sequence ATGATAGTGAAACTTTTAGCCCACACCCCCGACGCAGATAGGGTCTGCGCCGCAGCCGCCCGTTCCTGCTATTCGGCCAAACCCGCCAGCGAACTGTACGATACCATGAAGGACCCCGCCAAGTTCCTGGCGAACGTGGTCGCCATGGGACACCACTCCGTTATCGAGCATGCAGTCTTCACATTCTCGGTGGAAGGTGTCTCCCGTTCCCTCACCCACCAGCTGGTAAGGCACAGGATCGCCTCCTATTCGCAGCAGAGCCAGAGGTACGTTTCCCTCAACACCCCCGATTACGTGGTGCCCGAGGAGATCGCCAAGAATCCTGAGGCGAAGAAGCTGTATGACGACCTGATGCAGAACATCTGGGACACCTACAACAAACTGGAGGATCTCGGTATCATCGCGGAGGATGCGAGGTACGTCCTGCCCAACGCTTGTACCACCAACATCACCCTTACCATGAACGCCCGCCAGCTCATGCACTTCTTCACCCTGAGGTGCTGCAACCGTGCCCAGACCGAGATCAGGCAGCTGGCCGACGAGATGCTCAAGCTCTGCAAAGTGGCCTGCCCCAACATCTTCGCCTACGGAGGACCCTCTTGCGTAAGGGGCCCCTGCCCCGAGGGCGAGAAGTGCTGCGGCCACTCTCGCAGGGCCGAGTTCATCGGCGTCAAGGAGGAGTGA
- a CDS encoding methyltransferase produces the protein MQYLHDLDIAKDDDVYPPSEDSILLVKSFDVRQGERVLEIGCGSGIVSIHCALNGAEVSCGDINPKAVALARRNAEANGARLDVRETDIYSAFSERYDTIIFNLPYLPVEEEGLLAKAWSGGSDGMGPLPELLEKAPEHLLPGGRVIVVVSSLMDQEKLDDLLKGRTMKELGKLPLFFEVLRVLEIDF, from the coding sequence ATGCAGTATCTCCACGACCTCGATATCGCCAAGGATGACGACGTCTATCCGCCATCGGAAGACAGCATCCTACTGGTGAAATCCTTCGATGTCCGTCAGGGAGAGAGGGTGCTGGAGATCGGCTGCGGTTCCGGGATCGTCTCCATCCATTGCGCGCTGAACGGTGCGGAGGTCTCCTGCGGCGACATCAACCCGAAGGCGGTGGCCCTCGCAAGGAGGAACGCAGAGGCGAACGGAGCGAGGCTCGACGTGAGGGAGACCGACATCTACTCGGCATTCTCCGAGAGATATGATACGATTATCTTCAACCTCCCCTATCTGCCCGTGGAGGAAGAAGGTCTCCTCGCCAAGGCCTGGTCGGGAGGGTCGGACGGTATGGGCCCCTTACCCGAACTCTTGGAGAAAGCACCGGAACATCTCCTGCCTGGAGGCAGGGTCATTGTGGTGGTCTCGTCCCTCATGGATCAGGAAAAGCTTGACGACCTCCTGAAAGGCAGGACCATGAAGGAACTCGGGAAACTGCCTCTGTTCTTCGAGGTCCTGCGTGTCCTCGAGATAGATTTCTGA
- a CDS encoding Aldose 1-epimerase produces the protein MKREFGRINGTPVEAVRLECGEMSAEILTYGATLRSLNVPDVNGAPVDVVLGYDSLEDYTSRSGRLGATIGRFANRISGASFPLGGKVYDVTMNRGKHHIHGGNHGFDKRVWEIASLKDDSVTLHLTSPDGDEGYPGKLDAELTYILTEKSLRLKYLAQSDSDTVCSLTNHSYFNLGGTGTVEDHTVALPLERYTEADSEGIPTGRILPTEGFYDLSSPVVIGDRLKEGSYDVNYLLDAKGTCALAYCPRTGIHMKVDTDMPALQFYTAGGLKDGTPGKNSAVYGRFSGMCFETQFCPDSPNRPEFPSCVLREGEEYRHTTVFSFEAKH, from the coding sequence ATGAAGAGGGAATTCGGCCGTATCAACGGAACCCCCGTGGAAGCAGTGAGACTCGAATGCGGAGAGATGTCCGCCGAGATCCTCACCTACGGTGCGACCCTGAGATCCCTCAATGTTCCGGATGTGAACGGTGCCCCGGTGGACGTGGTCCTCGGATACGATTCTCTAGAGGACTACACGTCCCGTTCCGGCAGGTTAGGTGCCACCATAGGGCGCTTCGCCAACCGCATCAGCGGCGCCAGCTTCCCCCTCGGCGGAAAGGTATACGACGTCACCATGAACCGCGGGAAGCATCACATCCACGGCGGCAACCACGGCTTCGATAAGAGAGTCTGGGAGATCGCATCCCTGAAGGATGATTCCGTCACCCTGCACCTTACTTCCCCCGACGGGGACGAGGGCTACCCCGGGAAACTGGATGCCGAACTCACTTACATTCTTACTGAAAAGTCTCTCAGATTGAAGTATCTGGCACAATCCGATTCCGACACCGTCTGCAGCCTCACCAACCACTCCTATTTCAACCTCGGCGGTACGGGCACCGTGGAGGACCATACCGTCGCCCTCCCGCTAGAGAGATACACCGAGGCCGACTCCGAGGGTATCCCCACCGGCAGGATCCTGCCCACCGAAGGGTTCTACGACCTCAGCTCCCCGGTAGTTATCGGCGACAGGCTGAAGGAGGGTAGCTACGACGTCAACTACCTCCTCGATGCGAAAGGCACCTGCGCCCTGGCGTACTGTCCCCGCACCGGCATCCACATGAAGGTTGACACCGACATGCCCGCACTCCAGTTCTACACCGCGGGAGGCCTCAAAGACGGTACTCCCGGCAAGAACAGTGCCGTCTACGGAAGATTCTCAGGCATGTGCTTCGAGACCCAGTTCTGTCCCGATTCCCCCAACCGCCCCGAGTTCCCCTCCTGCGTACTGAGGGAGGGAGAGGAATACCGCCACACCACGGTGTTCTCCTTCGAGGCCAAGCATTAA
- a CDS encoding metallo-beta-lactamase domain-containing protein, translating into MNSIDVLVLGYLERFEDGSVNLKETWSTSSLIRTDDGHVIVVDTSSDFMRSPIKSAFKQIGKIFPDDVDMVVLTHCHTDHIGNVSLFKNAAVYVHEGEECTIPNAKIVKADTEIAKGVRLVHTPGHSDGSMSVFVEADRRYAIVGDVAPLKDNFTKRIIPALHTDAEAARASLEKIAEWADVIVPGHDKPFKVR; encoded by the coding sequence ATGAATTCCATCGATGTACTGGTGCTCGGATATCTCGAGCGCTTCGAGGACGGCTCCGTGAACCTGAAGGAGACCTGGTCCACCTCGTCACTCATACGCACCGACGACGGGCACGTCATCGTGGTAGACACCAGCAGCGATTTCATGAGGTCCCCCATAAAATCAGCCTTCAAGCAGATCGGGAAGATCTTCCCGGACGATGTGGACATGGTGGTGCTCACCCACTGCCATACCGACCACATCGGCAACGTATCCCTGTTCAAGAATGCCGCCGTCTACGTCCACGAGGGGGAGGAATGCACCATCCCTAATGCGAAGATCGTGAAGGCGGACACGGAGATCGCCAAGGGCGTCCGCCTGGTCCACACCCCCGGCCATTCAGACGGTTCCATGAGCGTGTTCGTGGAGGCCGACCGCAGGTACGCGATCGTAGGCGACGTGGCACCCCTGAAGGACAACTTCACCAAGAGGATCATCCCCGCCCTTCACACGGATGCGGAGGCCGCCAGGGCGAGCCTCGAGAAGATAGCGGAATGGGCGGACGTCATCGTACCCGGCCACGACAAGCCTTTCAAGGTCAGATGA
- a CDS encoding fibronectin-binding protein FbpA translates to MKKEMSSFDVSSLVTEMAALEDAHLDKTYQWDNNVLFRINAKGNGKVDLFFKDKKWLFLSPDRPETPTTPTSFATFMRKYLTNARIGKTRQVGFDRIVIMEVFKAEADYSLIFEMFGGGNVLLVQDGKIVNCLTQRTFRDRATRPGEDYVMPKERFNPLTSTEEEFSRVFRTSESDTVRTLATVNNLGGQYAEEVCKRAGCEKNVPAAEVTDEALSQMYKAMNDIVSQINVKSQPMIFRRDGKIEDIAPVDLQIYEDCEKESAETMSLAIGKLMAETAATEKKEFKDPEIEKLKKRIEKQTETVQAYRQSAERLKAQADALYTEYQKVTELLKVLDEQSKKLSWEKLTEGALKIPYVDYINPEKLIVAVKIGYLTIELNYTKGIDANASDIYAKGKTESEKADNAEKALTDSQAELEKKQKGFDKKVAAELSKAAPTKRFWFETFKWFITSEGKLVIAGRDTHSNDSIVKKHLKDPDVYVHADIHGAPSVILKDGSKASDQELREACWFALAQSKAWMAGSSEGGAFWAYPDQVSKTPNAGEFVPRGAFIIRGKRNWEYHLPLELAVGEITYEGSRKIMCAPTEVIEKCSEKYYVIKPSKEKNGRINGDIAKAMEVPEEEISRILPPGSIEIVKTVWPKPDEEDEETEE, encoded by the coding sequence ATGAAGAAGGAAATGAGCTCTTTCGATGTCAGTTCGCTGGTCACCGAAATGGCCGCGCTCGAAGATGCGCACCTGGACAAGACCTACCAATGGGACAACAACGTCCTGTTCCGCATCAACGCCAAAGGCAACGGTAAGGTGGACCTTTTCTTCAAGGACAAGAAATGGCTGTTCCTATCCCCCGACAGGCCCGAAACACCCACCACGCCCACTTCCTTCGCCACCTTCATGAGGAAATACCTCACCAACGCACGCATCGGCAAGACCCGCCAGGTGGGCTTCGACCGTATCGTCATCATGGAGGTTTTCAAAGCCGAGGCAGACTACAGCCTCATCTTCGAGATGTTCGGAGGAGGCAACGTCCTCCTGGTGCAGGACGGCAAGATCGTGAACTGCCTGACGCAGAGGACCTTCAGGGACAGGGCAACCCGTCCCGGCGAAGACTACGTCATGCCCAAGGAGCGTTTTAACCCCCTCACCTCCACGGAGGAGGAGTTCAGCAGGGTGTTCAGGACCTCCGAATCCGATACCGTCAGGACCCTCGCCACCGTCAACAACCTTGGAGGTCAGTATGCCGAGGAGGTCTGCAAACGTGCGGGATGCGAGAAGAACGTGCCCGCCGCCGAAGTCACCGACGAGGCGCTGTCCCAGATGTACAAGGCGATGAACGACATCGTCTCACAGATCAACGTCAAATCACAGCCCATGATCTTCCGCAGGGACGGCAAGATAGAGGATATCGCACCGGTGGATCTGCAGATCTACGAGGACTGCGAGAAGGAATCCGCCGAGACCATGTCGCTGGCCATCGGCAAGCTGATGGCGGAGACCGCGGCCACCGAGAAGAAAGAATTCAAAGACCCAGAGATCGAGAAGCTCAAGAAGAGGATCGAGAAACAGACCGAGACCGTGCAGGCATACAGGCAGTCCGCAGAGCGTCTCAAGGCCCAGGCCGATGCCCTCTACACCGAATACCAGAAGGTGACCGAACTCCTGAAGGTCCTCGACGAACAGAGCAAAAAACTCTCCTGGGAGAAGCTCACCGAGGGTGCGCTCAAGATTCCCTATGTGGATTACATCAACCCCGAGAAGCTCATCGTCGCCGTGAAGATCGGATATCTCACCATCGAACTCAACTACACCAAAGGAATCGATGCCAACGCCTCGGACATCTACGCCAAGGGCAAGACCGAGAGCGAGAAAGCCGATAACGCCGAGAAGGCACTGACGGACAGCCAGGCCGAACTGGAGAAGAAACAGAAGGGATTCGATAAGAAGGTCGCCGCCGAACTTTCCAAAGCGGCACCCACCAAGAGGTTCTGGTTCGAGACCTTCAAATGGTTCATCACTTCCGAAGGTAAACTTGTCATCGCTGGAAGGGACACCCACTCCAACGACAGTATCGTTAAGAAGCACCTCAAAGACCCTGACGTATACGTTCACGCCGATATCCACGGTGCCCCTTCAGTCATCCTCAAGGACGGTTCCAAGGCCTCGGACCAGGAGCTCAGAGAGGCCTGCTGGTTCGCTCTGGCACAATCGAAAGCTTGGATGGCCGGATCCTCCGAAGGAGGCGCCTTCTGGGCCTATCCCGACCAGGTCTCCAAGACCCCCAACGCGGGAGAGTTCGTCCCCAGGGGAGCGTTCATCATCCGCGGTAAGAGGAACTGGGAGTACCACCTTCCTCTCGAACTCGCAGTGGGAGAGATCACCTACGAAGGCAGCAGGAAGATCATGTGCGCACCCACCGAGGTCATCGAGAAGTGCAGCGAGAAGTACTACGTGATCAAGCCCTCGAAAGAGAAGAACGGCAGGATCAACGGCGATATCGCCAAGGCCATGGAGGTTCCCGAGGAGGAGATCTCCAGGATTCTCCCTCCGGGATCGATCGAGATCGTCAAGACCGTATGGCCCAAGCCCGACGAAGAGGATGAAGAAACGGAAGAATGA